Proteins encoded by one window of Channa argus isolate prfri chromosome 1, Channa argus male v1.0, whole genome shotgun sequence:
- the foxn2a gene encoding forkhead box protein N2 isoform X2, with protein sequence MTDLFDLMGPIIGMSPDKKTEIPGMQEERTGLRGVCGVGTLPEAECASSPLATSVDRTGGTEDEELTNLNWLHENLLQNFTLGGPEAQPSGSPLFDIEGDYGSNQGPSSSSSSSSHSRGRERESLKSKPPFSFSLLIYMAIEQSPSKSLPVKEIYGWILEHFPYFSNAPTGWKNSVRHNLSLNKCFRKVERSLGKANGKGSLWCVDPEYRPNLIQALKKQHFPAAHAFCTPPASPPSASSPPRHLFLQGCSFKESDIDAATAMMLLNSAPGHHVDPCNSDSPLDLSRPDSVLVSSDPKQDHNYSSVALQRCSSRSSSSSLSSLDEGACDRRQSRRAGSEGFHSDEDSDLWDERGIHQTSRRLPAIKWPAGKRARREIKPELDEELKEAAGSLLHLAGIRSCMEGSKRTVKSTKLNRK encoded by the exons ATGACAG ACCTCTTTGATTTAATGGGTCCAATCATTGGGATGTCACCAGATAAGAAAACGGAAATTCCGGGTATGCAAGAGGAAAGGACAGGGCTCAGAGGTGTTTGTGGTGTTGGAACACTGCCAGAGGCAGAGTGTGCGTCCAGTCCGCTGGCTACCAGTGTGGATCGTACCGGAGGTACTGAGGATGAGGAGCTCACCAACCTCAACTGGCTCCATGAGAACCTGCTTCAAAACTTTACTCTTGGGGGTCCTGAAGCTCAGCCCAGTGGCAGCCCACTCTTTGACATAGAGGGAGATTACGGGTCCAACCAGGgcccatcctcctcctcctcatcttcatcacaCAGCAGAGGCAGGGAGCGGGAGTCGTTGAAGTCTAAGCCccctttctcattctctcttctCATCTACATGGCCATTGAGCAGTCTCCCAGCAAGTCTTTGCCTGTTAAAGAAATCTATGGCTGGATTCTCGAGCACTTCCCTTATTTCTCCAATGCCCCTACTGGTTGGAAGAACTCAGTTCGTCACAATTTGTCCCTAAACAAATGCTTCCGCAAGGTTGAACGGAGTTTGGGGAAG GCCAATGGAAAAGGTTCTCTCTGGTGTGTTGATCCAGAATACCGCCCCAACCTTATCCAAGCTCTTAAGAAGCAACACTTCCCTGCCGCACATGCCTTCTGCACACCCCCCGCCTCCCCACCCAG TGCCTCCTCACCCCCTCGCCATCTTTTTCTACAAGGCTGCTCATTCAAAG AGTCTGACATTGATGCTGCCACTGCCATGATGCTCTTAAACTCTGCCCCTGGGCACCACGTTGATCCAT GCAATTCTGACAGCCCGCTGGACCTCTCCAGGCCTGATTCAGTTCTGGTGAGCAGTGATCCAAAGCAGGACCACAACTACAGCAGTGTGGCCCTGCAACGTTGCTCCTCCCGttcctcctcctcgtctctTTCTTCCCTGGACGAAGGAGCCTGTGACCGCAGACAGTCCCGCCGTGCCGGCAGCGAGGGCTTCCACAGTGATGAGGACTCTGACCTTTGGGATGAAAGGGGCATCCACCAGACTTCTCGACGTCTGCCTGCAATTAAGTGGCCCGCCGGCAAGAGGGCACGACGTGAAATCAAGCCAGAGCTGGATGAGGAGTTGAAGGAGGCGGCCGGCTCCTTGCTGCACCTCGCTGGTATACGCAGCTGCATGGAGGGCTCCAAACGCACTGTCAAGAGCACAAAACTTAACAGGAAATAA
- the foxn2a gene encoding forkhead box protein N2 isoform X3 has translation MRWPESAKEADRHNYKGCTLQGKQDLFDLMGPIIGMSPDKKTEIPGMQEERTGLRGVCGVGTLPEAECASSPLATSVDRTGGTEDEELTNLNWLHENLLQNFTLGGPEAQPSGSPLFDIEGDYGSNQGPSSSSSSSSHSRGRERESLKSKPPFSFSLLIYMAIEQSPSKSLPVKEIYGWILEHFPYFSNAPTGWKNSVRHNLSLNKCFRKVERSLGKANGKGSLWCVDPEYRPNLIQALKKQHFPAAHAFCTPPASPPSASSPPRHLFLQGCSFKGNSDSPLDLSRPDSVLVSSDPKQDHNYSSVALQRCSSRSSSSSLSSLDEGACDRRQSRRAGSEGFHSDEDSDLWDERGIHQTSRRLPAIKWPAGKRARREIKPELDEELKEAAGSLLHLAGIRSCMEGSKRTVKSTKLNRK, from the exons ATGAGATGGCCAGAAAGTGCAAAAGAGGCAGACAGGCACAACTACAAGGGGTGCACCCTGCAGGGAAAACAAG ACCTCTTTGATTTAATGGGTCCAATCATTGGGATGTCACCAGATAAGAAAACGGAAATTCCGGGTATGCAAGAGGAAAGGACAGGGCTCAGAGGTGTTTGTGGTGTTGGAACACTGCCAGAGGCAGAGTGTGCGTCCAGTCCGCTGGCTACCAGTGTGGATCGTACCGGAGGTACTGAGGATGAGGAGCTCACCAACCTCAACTGGCTCCATGAGAACCTGCTTCAAAACTTTACTCTTGGGGGTCCTGAAGCTCAGCCCAGTGGCAGCCCACTCTTTGACATAGAGGGAGATTACGGGTCCAACCAGGgcccatcctcctcctcctcatcttcatcacaCAGCAGAGGCAGGGAGCGGGAGTCGTTGAAGTCTAAGCCccctttctcattctctcttctCATCTACATGGCCATTGAGCAGTCTCCCAGCAAGTCTTTGCCTGTTAAAGAAATCTATGGCTGGATTCTCGAGCACTTCCCTTATTTCTCCAATGCCCCTACTGGTTGGAAGAACTCAGTTCGTCACAATTTGTCCCTAAACAAATGCTTCCGCAAGGTTGAACGGAGTTTGGGGAAG GCCAATGGAAAAGGTTCTCTCTGGTGTGTTGATCCAGAATACCGCCCCAACCTTATCCAAGCTCTTAAGAAGCAACACTTCCCTGCCGCACATGCCTTCTGCACACCCCCCGCCTCCCCACCCAG TGCCTCCTCACCCCCTCGCCATCTTTTTCTACAAGGCTGCTCATTCAAAG GCAATTCTGACAGCCCGCTGGACCTCTCCAGGCCTGATTCAGTTCTGGTGAGCAGTGATCCAAAGCAGGACCACAACTACAGCAGTGTGGCCCTGCAACGTTGCTCCTCCCGttcctcctcctcgtctctTTCTTCCCTGGACGAAGGAGCCTGTGACCGCAGACAGTCCCGCCGTGCCGGCAGCGAGGGCTTCCACAGTGATGAGGACTCTGACCTTTGGGATGAAAGGGGCATCCACCAGACTTCTCGACGTCTGCCTGCAATTAAGTGGCCCGCCGGCAAGAGGGCACGACGTGAAATCAAGCCAGAGCTGGATGAGGAGTTGAAGGAGGCGGCCGGCTCCTTGCTGCACCTCGCTGGTATACGCAGCTGCATGGAGGGCTCCAAACGCACTGTCAAGAGCACAAAACTTAACAGGAAATAA
- the foxn2a gene encoding forkhead box protein N2 isoform X4, with amino-acid sequence MGPIIGMSPDKKTEIPGMQEERTGLRGVCGVGTLPEAECASSPLATSVDRTGGTEDEELTNLNWLHENLLQNFTLGGPEAQPSGSPLFDIEGDYGSNQGPSSSSSSSSHSRGRERESLKSKPPFSFSLLIYMAIEQSPSKSLPVKEIYGWILEHFPYFSNAPTGWKNSVRHNLSLNKCFRKVERSLGKANGKGSLWCVDPEYRPNLIQALKKQHFPAAHAFCTPPASPPSASSPPRHLFLQGCSFKESDIDAATAMMLLNSAPGHHVDPCNSDSPLDLSRPDSVLVSSDPKQDHNYSSVALQRCSSRSSSSSLSSLDEGACDRRQSRRAGSEGFHSDEDSDLWDERGIHQTSRRLPAIKWPAGKRARREIKPELDEELKEAAGSLLHLAGIRSCMEGSKRTVKSTKLNRK; translated from the exons ATGGGTCCAATCATTGGGATGTCACCAGATAAGAAAACGGAAATTCCGGGTATGCAAGAGGAAAGGACAGGGCTCAGAGGTGTTTGTGGTGTTGGAACACTGCCAGAGGCAGAGTGTGCGTCCAGTCCGCTGGCTACCAGTGTGGATCGTACCGGAGGTACTGAGGATGAGGAGCTCACCAACCTCAACTGGCTCCATGAGAACCTGCTTCAAAACTTTACTCTTGGGGGTCCTGAAGCTCAGCCCAGTGGCAGCCCACTCTTTGACATAGAGGGAGATTACGGGTCCAACCAGGgcccatcctcctcctcctcatcttcatcacaCAGCAGAGGCAGGGAGCGGGAGTCGTTGAAGTCTAAGCCccctttctcattctctcttctCATCTACATGGCCATTGAGCAGTCTCCCAGCAAGTCTTTGCCTGTTAAAGAAATCTATGGCTGGATTCTCGAGCACTTCCCTTATTTCTCCAATGCCCCTACTGGTTGGAAGAACTCAGTTCGTCACAATTTGTCCCTAAACAAATGCTTCCGCAAGGTTGAACGGAGTTTGGGGAAG GCCAATGGAAAAGGTTCTCTCTGGTGTGTTGATCCAGAATACCGCCCCAACCTTATCCAAGCTCTTAAGAAGCAACACTTCCCTGCCGCACATGCCTTCTGCACACCCCCCGCCTCCCCACCCAG TGCCTCCTCACCCCCTCGCCATCTTTTTCTACAAGGCTGCTCATTCAAAG AGTCTGACATTGATGCTGCCACTGCCATGATGCTCTTAAACTCTGCCCCTGGGCACCACGTTGATCCAT GCAATTCTGACAGCCCGCTGGACCTCTCCAGGCCTGATTCAGTTCTGGTGAGCAGTGATCCAAAGCAGGACCACAACTACAGCAGTGTGGCCCTGCAACGTTGCTCCTCCCGttcctcctcctcgtctctTTCTTCCCTGGACGAAGGAGCCTGTGACCGCAGACAGTCCCGCCGTGCCGGCAGCGAGGGCTTCCACAGTGATGAGGACTCTGACCTTTGGGATGAAAGGGGCATCCACCAGACTTCTCGACGTCTGCCTGCAATTAAGTGGCCCGCCGGCAAGAGGGCACGACGTGAAATCAAGCCAGAGCTGGATGAGGAGTTGAAGGAGGCGGCCGGCTCCTTGCTGCACCTCGCTGGTATACGCAGCTGCATGGAGGGCTCCAAACGCACTGTCAAGAGCACAAAACTTAACAGGAAATAA
- the foxn2a gene encoding forkhead box protein N2 isoform X1, with product MRWPESAKEADRHNYKGCTLQGKQDLFDLMGPIIGMSPDKKTEIPGMQEERTGLRGVCGVGTLPEAECASSPLATSVDRTGGTEDEELTNLNWLHENLLQNFTLGGPEAQPSGSPLFDIEGDYGSNQGPSSSSSSSSHSRGRERESLKSKPPFSFSLLIYMAIEQSPSKSLPVKEIYGWILEHFPYFSNAPTGWKNSVRHNLSLNKCFRKVERSLGKANGKGSLWCVDPEYRPNLIQALKKQHFPAAHAFCTPPASPPSASSPPRHLFLQGCSFKESDIDAATAMMLLNSAPGHHVDPCNSDSPLDLSRPDSVLVSSDPKQDHNYSSVALQRCSSRSSSSSLSSLDEGACDRRQSRRAGSEGFHSDEDSDLWDERGIHQTSRRLPAIKWPAGKRARREIKPELDEELKEAAGSLLHLAGIRSCMEGSKRTVKSTKLNRK from the exons ATGAGATGGCCAGAAAGTGCAAAAGAGGCAGACAGGCACAACTACAAGGGGTGCACCCTGCAGGGAAAACAAG ACCTCTTTGATTTAATGGGTCCAATCATTGGGATGTCACCAGATAAGAAAACGGAAATTCCGGGTATGCAAGAGGAAAGGACAGGGCTCAGAGGTGTTTGTGGTGTTGGAACACTGCCAGAGGCAGAGTGTGCGTCCAGTCCGCTGGCTACCAGTGTGGATCGTACCGGAGGTACTGAGGATGAGGAGCTCACCAACCTCAACTGGCTCCATGAGAACCTGCTTCAAAACTTTACTCTTGGGGGTCCTGAAGCTCAGCCCAGTGGCAGCCCACTCTTTGACATAGAGGGAGATTACGGGTCCAACCAGGgcccatcctcctcctcctcatcttcatcacaCAGCAGAGGCAGGGAGCGGGAGTCGTTGAAGTCTAAGCCccctttctcattctctcttctCATCTACATGGCCATTGAGCAGTCTCCCAGCAAGTCTTTGCCTGTTAAAGAAATCTATGGCTGGATTCTCGAGCACTTCCCTTATTTCTCCAATGCCCCTACTGGTTGGAAGAACTCAGTTCGTCACAATTTGTCCCTAAACAAATGCTTCCGCAAGGTTGAACGGAGTTTGGGGAAG GCCAATGGAAAAGGTTCTCTCTGGTGTGTTGATCCAGAATACCGCCCCAACCTTATCCAAGCTCTTAAGAAGCAACACTTCCCTGCCGCACATGCCTTCTGCACACCCCCCGCCTCCCCACCCAG TGCCTCCTCACCCCCTCGCCATCTTTTTCTACAAGGCTGCTCATTCAAAG AGTCTGACATTGATGCTGCCACTGCCATGATGCTCTTAAACTCTGCCCCTGGGCACCACGTTGATCCAT GCAATTCTGACAGCCCGCTGGACCTCTCCAGGCCTGATTCAGTTCTGGTGAGCAGTGATCCAAAGCAGGACCACAACTACAGCAGTGTGGCCCTGCAACGTTGCTCCTCCCGttcctcctcctcgtctctTTCTTCCCTGGACGAAGGAGCCTGTGACCGCAGACAGTCCCGCCGTGCCGGCAGCGAGGGCTTCCACAGTGATGAGGACTCTGACCTTTGGGATGAAAGGGGCATCCACCAGACTTCTCGACGTCTGCCTGCAATTAAGTGGCCCGCCGGCAAGAGGGCACGACGTGAAATCAAGCCAGAGCTGGATGAGGAGTTGAAGGAGGCGGCCGGCTCCTTGCTGCACCTCGCTGGTATACGCAGCTGCATGGAGGGCTCCAAACGCACTGTCAAGAGCACAAAACTTAACAGGAAATAA